A stretch of the Medicago truncatula cultivar Jemalong A17 chromosome 5, MtrunA17r5.0-ANR, whole genome shotgun sequence genome encodes the following:
- the LOC11432583 gene encoding pentatricopeptide repeat-containing protein At1g05600: MSMSIRWPRVLNPTYLTQIIRTQKNPLKALEIFNEAKLKYPKYSHNGPVYATMINILGTSGRLKEMSDLIEQMKEDSCECKDSVFVSAIKTYAKEGLVDEAISLYKNIPQFNCVNWTQSFNTLLEIMVNENKLEDAHSLFVESSCGWEVKSRVQALNLLMYALCRKSRSDLALQIFQEMDYQGCYPNRESYLIVMKGLCQDKRLHEATHLLYSMFWRISLKGNGEDIVIYRTLLDALCDNGKFDEAVEILGKILRKGLKAPKRCYNRLDISQCGDGKDAEVTKRWIHEALVRGSVPSTASYTSMAVDLYEEGKIDEADKVIIEMKDRRFKPKHSIFEAKVAALCKVGKVDEAIKVIEEDMVEVNCLPNATVYTILLKNLGGVGNSTSVLESLNKMSKKVNCMADKETYCILLEMLCRERKYLEASQLLEQMSIKSYWPCANTYNLLIEGLCSLGRQYEAVMWLEDMISQGKLPEISVWNSLASSFCNSGMMKVSTETFDRIRSL; this comes from the coding sequence ATGAGTATGAGTATAAGGTGGCCAAGAGTGTTGAATCCAACTTACCTTACTCAGATTATAAGAACTCAAAAGAACCCTTTAAAGGCTTTGGAAATTTTCAATGAAGCCAAATTAAAGTACCCTAAATACTCCCACAATGGTCCTGTATATGCCACCATGATCAATATCCTTGGAACATCAGGAAGACTCAAAGAGATGAGTGATTTGATTGAGCAAATGAAAGAAGATTCATGTGAATGTAAAGATTCAGTATTTGTGTCTGCGATTAAGACATATGCCAAAGAAGGGCTAGTAGATGAAGCAATCTCTCTTTATAAGAACATTCCTCAGTTTAACTGCGTGAATTGGACACAATCTTTCAATACCCTTTTGGAGATAATGGTGAATGAGAATAAGCTTGAAGATGCTCATAGTCTTTTTGTTGAGAGTTCTTGCGGTTGGGAAGTGAAGTCACGCGTTCAGGCGTTGAATTTGCTTATGTATGCTTTGTGCCGGAAGAGTCGATCGGATTTGGCATTGCAGATATTTCAAGAGATGGATTATCAAGGGTGCTACCCTAATAGGGAAAGTTATTTGATTGTGATGAAGGGATTGTGTCAGGATAAGAGGCTACATGAGGCGACTCATTTATTGTATTCAATGTTTTGGAGAATCTCTCTGAAAGGTAATGGTGAGGACATTGTAATCTATAGAACTCTATTGGATGCTTTATGTGATAATGGAAAATTTGATGAAGCTGTGGAAATTCTCGGTAAAATTTTGAGGAAAGGACTGAAAGCTCCAAAGCGATGTTATAACCGACTTGATATCAGTCAATGTGGTGATGGTAAAGATGCAGAAGTCACTAAACGTTGGATTCATGAAGCTTTGGTTAGGGGTTCGGTTCCTAGCACTGCTAGTTATACTTCCATGGCGGTTGATCTATACGAAGAAGGTAAGATAGATGAGGCTGATAAAGTTATCATTGAAATGAAAGACAGACGTTTTAAACCAAAACATTCTATTTTTGAGGCAAAGGTAGCTGCTTTGTGTAAGGTTGGTAAAGTAGATGAAGCAATCAAGGTAATTGAAGAGGACATGGTGGAAGTCAATTGTCTACCAAATGCTACAGTGTATACTATTCTCTTGAAAAACCTGGGTGGTGTAGGAAATTCAACATCAGTGCTCGAGAGCTTGAACAAGATGTCGAAAAAGGTAAATTGCATGGCTGACAAAGAAACTTATTGCATTTTACTAGAAATGCTTTGTCGCGAGAGAAAGTATCTTGAGGCAAGCCAACTTTTGGAGCAAATGTCAATTAAATCATATTGGCCTTGTGCCAATACTTACAATTTGCTCATTGAGGGTCTTTGCTCCTTAGGTAGGCAATATGAAGCTGTTATGTGGTTGGAGGACATGATAAGCCAAGGAAAGCTTCCTGAAATTTCTGTATGGAATTCATTAGCATCTTCATTTTGTAACTCAGGGATGATGAAAGTGTCTACTGAGACATTTGATCGTATAAGAAGTTTGTGA
- the LOC11432584 gene encoding probable root meristem growth factor 8, with product MELIKIITFLCLFFSSLLVESHPSFHHQDQQLSLPILHRKIMFTEKVKESDEARHLVSHKRKDSLPAGKQNMEVGSKGTRQEWMESDDPSQYFTMDYNRVKRRRPIHNKQLPVGP from the exons atggAGCTTATAAAAATCATCACTTTTCTCtgtcttttcttctcttctttacTAGTTGAATCACATCCTTCATTTCACCACCAAG ACCAGCAGCTTTCTCTACCAATACTGCATAGAAAGATAATGTTCACTGAAAAG GTTAAAGAATCTGATGAAGCTAGACATCTTGTATCACATAAGAGGAAAGATTCCCTTCCTGCTG GGAAACAAAACATGGAGGTTGGAAGCAAAGGAACAAGACAAGAGTGGATGGAATCAGATGATCCTTCACAATACTTTACTATGGATTATAATCGTGTCAAAAGACGGCGTCCTATACACAACAAGCAATTGCCGGTTGGTCCATAA